The sequence below is a genomic window from Zygosaccharomyces rouxii strain CBS732 chromosome D complete sequence.
GGTTTAACGcttttatccaatttagTCTCACACCTGACGCTAATCCCATTAGGGGAATTGCCAAAACTCTGTACCAATTGTTTTACTCTTTCGGAACTTTTCACACTGTTGTTCACAGTAATAATCTGAGATGGATATTGCGATGACTTGTTAGCATCAGCAACATGGGGGGCATTGTAAACAGCCGATAAAACGGCTTGTCCCATAACACCTGCACCAAGAATTAATAACGTATAACCCATTGAGTCCCTGTATAATTATATATCTATCCTCTTCCTTTACTTACAACTCTATTATCTGTTGTAGTATGGTGTAGTCAGGAGACTCTTAAATACGATGAAAAAACCTTGGAAGAAACCATTTGATGTCAAGAATATTACACTAAAGGCTGAACAAATCAAAGCTTTCAGAGGTCATTTGAATGTCTTAGAGTCGTCAAGATATGGATCACGTACCTATTATTTCCCCCAGTGAATCGGAATTCGCCAATCCCATTGATTACTTGTCGGAACCAAGCATACAGAGGTTGGGCCGCCATTATGGAATGGTAAAATTAATACCACCTGCAAATTTTAAACCGCCATTTTGCATCAATAGGGAGACCTTCAAATTTCACGTCAGAGTACAAAATCTATCGgaattgaatattttaaacAGATGCCgtcttttctttattaAACAGTTGAACAACTACAATAGGGCCTCCAGTGGTAAGAACAATGCTAATGACAAAACACTGTCGAATCCATATGTTAAGCTATCAACTGGTGAAACCGTATACCTCTACGATCTGtttattgaaattttgaaatactTCAACGATGGtgagaataataataggaaaagatcaagaaatcttcaaCGAATCATAAACTTCCCCTCTTTGCAAGAAATCAGCCGCGATACTAgactttggaaaaatatttCTCATATATTTAAGATGGATTACAAGAGTTTACAGGAGATTTTTGCCAACTATATTGAGAATTATTACGAATACCTAGCCACACAGACGAAAAATCGTGGATCTCAACATCTTTCGAAATTATTGTACCAAGAGGAATACCCCAAATCTCTATTGAGTGACGATGACGCTAgtggagaagaagaagattctgaagacgaagaagatgaaggttGCGCGGTTTGCAATCGAAATACCAAACCAACGAAAATGATTCTTTGCGATTCTTGTGATAAACCATTTCATATCTTTTGCctttcaccaccattagATTCGATACCCAAAGGTGACTGGATTTGTAACAATTGTATCATTGGTAATGGTTACTACGGCTTCAGAGAGGAGACCCGTCATTACAGTTTAGAAGAGTTCCAAAATTTGTGGAATAATAACGAAAAGAGTTTAACGACAAATGCTGCGACTGGCGAACCCTTATCAATCgaacaattagaagaaaaattttggcaACATGTGGATGATATGGAAAATTCACTAACGGTTAAGTATGGTGCCGATCTTCATGGCGAAGGACCAGGCGAAATATCCGGGTTCCCCAGTAAAGATTATAAACCACCagaatcaaagataaaATGTAGTgatcaagattttgaaaattatACGAATCACCCAATGAATCTACTCAATTTGCCCGATGCTAAAGGTTCTCTTTTACCAATGTTTGATCGTAAAATTTCGGGTATGACAATCCCCTGGATCTATGTGGGGTCCACCTTTTCCACATTTTGTTGGCATTTAGAGGATCAATACACTTTGAGTGCTAATTATCAGCATGAAGGTGCTCCTAAAGTTTGGTACAGTATACCGGAAGGGTCTTGCGATCGCTTTAACCAATTAATGAAAGATTTGGCACCagatttatttgaaaaacaacCAGATCTTCTACACCAATTAGTAACACTGATATCACCTtatgatgagaaatttaAGAAGGCTGGCATTAAATGCTTTAAAGCTGTACAACAACCAAACGAATACATCATTACCTTCCCCAAATGTTACCACGCAGGCTTCAATAGCGGTTACAATTTTAACGAAGCTGTAAATTTTACTCTAGACTCCTGGGTCCCCTATGGTGTGGAAGCTGTGGCCGATTACAGATCAACAGGAAAACATTGCGTTTTTGACATGTTTGAATTAATGTTGAACGTAGTAATTGAATCAGTACATCAAAGCtccaaatttcaaaggtcCTTGGTAGAAAATTGTTTCCGTGAAGTTCGTCAAATCTTAAACTCAAACGTGAAAACTATTGAGCAGCTACTATCAAGTGTTCTTAGGAAAAAATTTGTATTGGGCAGAACCGTTAGGGATGAATTTGCTCACAGGCGTAAGGGAAATTTAGTGACTCAAGATAGTCAGTACTCTCAGGAACAACAGCAAAGAGGCTCtgacgatgatgaggatTTTGATGTCTTTTGCACAAAATGTAAAACAATATGCAGTTTGGCATTTGTTTTACATTATAAAAATGGATCAAATCgcaagagaagaaagatcCAATCAATGACACCAACACAGCTAAACGAATTAGCCAACAATAACAACGGAGAACTGGAAATTTTATGCCTTGACGATTATGTTAAATTAGTGTACGATTCCGATATCGATGATCAAAGAACTTTGGTTAAAGGTGACGATGAAGACATagatccatttgaaaatgatgagTTAAATTATGTGCGGGATCCTGATGAGCTTTATCATATCCTAAACATGGCAGGAAAGGCATTATTAGGTTGGACttaattctttttcaaattgtgCCGGAATAAAATACAATACCAaccaaatttcaatgttTGTTATTTCTTTATGTGGGAGTTATCTTTAATGATTCATGGGACTTTGATTCAATGGTGAGTTAATatcattgatcaatattTTAGTTATAATATATTATTTTATATGCAGGTTAATCGATCTATATGTATTCTTTCAACGCGCTATATGACAAATTTTAACTTAGCAAACTTCTTGAACATTGACAGGATTCAAGAAGTATAAGGAAAGCTTTTTTGGAGGAACTGATAATTATTCCTTGTTACAATTATGGCTGCCCTCTCATCAGTGAATGGATTATTTCTCAGAGTCGCATTTCTGTTGACGATTTCattcttttgtttcaaGAATGTTAATagcattttggaaaactcATACGTCGTCCTTCTTACCCATTCTATGAATCTACCTATGCTTGCTATGTCCCCATACAGTGGTCAATTGGGTATATTTGgtgttttgtttttaatGTTGGCATTTAGCGATCTGCTCCCAttattggaatcaaatcAAAAGTATTTTTACTCCATTGTGCCAGCAAGACTTACGGCATATTTCATATTGACAGCCCTTTCCTACGTTTGGacttcaaatctttatctGCATAATAATGCAGTATTTTTATTCTGCTTCAATGAAGTTTGGCTAAATTTTGTCATCTATGGTTCTATTAGAGAGGAGAGAAATGAAGAGTTCAAGAGAACTACTCAATTTGTCAATAACACCGAGattttccaagaagatggtgaagaagaagatggagAAGGAGTCCCATTGACCTCCATTCAAGAgattgaacaattggaagatgataatgaacaagaataaaGAACTTGATTCATGGAAAATTTACTTATCTGTATATTCTCAGGTTTTCTTAATGTACTCGTTAACAATAAAGTGTAAgatttcttccacttctttgAACTCCGAAAATCTGGTATCGAAGGACACATTTTTAGATGCATTCTGGTAGAGAACTCTAACGGCTAAATTACAGTAGTTAGGGCTCTCTAAAGTCAGGGATAGCTTATCTTCATTGACCAATTTAACATCAAATTGAGTTTTACATGTGGTAAGAAGTCGATCAAAAGTGCTAATCTCTTGGTTCAACTTGGCAATATGGATGTCCAAATTGACATCATCAGCATTCTCATGCCTTGGTGGATGAACAACAGTCTCTGAAAATGTTGAAGTTTCCACTACATCTAACACATGGgtctttaaaatctttcTCAATAATAATTTATAATTTTGATGCCTCATCTTACCCAGTAGTGGCCTTATCAATAGGATATCCTTGTCCACATTTAAATGTGAATTTCTGGTGGATGAAGTCAGTCTTTGTCTTAGGTTTTTCTTGAACATGACAACGAGGAGCATTCTCACTGTGATTAACATCAAATTAGCCCTTCTATCGTTTATCTTTGGTGCATCTTGCTCATGATTTACCACTGAAGCATCATCCAAGGAAACCAGTTCGatctcaaatttttcattcgGTAGTTCTATGACAActtttttctcattttcAATAGTGACACCATATGAGATTAGTTGTGCACACTCTCTTCTCAATTGATACATCAATTCTTGCTCAAAGATTAAtgctttcaatttttcaatttgacTCCTAAtatcttcttgatcttttttaCCCGATGAATCACTATTGAGGAAAACGTTATCGACTGAACTCTCCCCCGATAAAATgtaatcatcttcaaattcaatcttGGTAAATATTCGaattctgatgaatttttcattatgAGGTGATGGCGAGTTTTCACCTGTAATGGGTACCAATTCTAATGTATTAGTTTCAGGG
It includes:
- the JHD2 gene encoding histone demethylase (similar to uniprot|P47156 Saccharomyces cerevisiae YJR119C Hypothetical ORF), coding for MDHVPIISPSESEFANPIDYLSEPSIQRLGRHYGMVKLIPPANFKPPFCINRETFKFHVRVQNLSELNILNRCRLFFIKQLNNYNRASSGKNNANDKTLSNPYVKLSTGETVYLYDLFIEILKYFNDGENNNRKRSRNLQRIINFPSLQEISRDTRLWKNISHIFKMDYKSLQEIFANYIENYYEYLATQTKNRGSQHLSKLLYQEEYPKSLLSDDDASGEEEDSEDEEDEGCAVCNRNTKPTKMILCDSCDKPFHIFCLSPPLDSIPKGDWICNNCIIGNGYYGFREETRHYSLEEFQNLWNNNEKSLTTNAATGEPLSIEQLEEKFWQHVDDMENSLTVKYGADLHGEGPGEISGFPSKDYKPPESKIKCSDQDFENYTNHPMNLLNLPDAKGSLLPMFDRKISGMTIPWIYVGSTFSTFCWHLEDQYTLSANYQHEGAPKVWYSIPEGSCDRFNQLMKDLAPDLFEKQPDLLHQLVTLISPYDEKFKKAGIKCFKAVQQPNEYIITFPKCYHAGFNSGYNFNEAVNFTLDSWVPYGVEAVADYRSTGKHCVFDMFELMLNVVIESVHQSSKFQRSLVENCFREVRQILNSNVKTIEQLLSSVLRKKFVLGRTVRDEFAHRRKGNLVTQDSQYSQEQQQRGSDDDEDFDVFCTKCKTICSLAFVLHYKNGSNRKRRKIQSMTPTQLNELANNNNGELEILCLDDYVKLVYDSDIDDQRTLVKGDDEDIDPFENDELNYVRDPDELYHILNMAGKALLGWT
- the ILM1 gene encoding Ilm1p (similar to uniprot|P47155 Saccharomyces cerevisiae YJR118C ILM1 Protein of unknown function) produces the protein MAALSSVNGLFLRVAFLLTISFFCFKNVNSILENSYVVLLTHSMNLPMLAMSPYSGQLGIFGVLFLMLAFSDLLPLLESNQKYFYSIVPARLTAYFILTALSYVWTSNLYLHNNAVFLFCFNEVWLNFVIYGSIREERNEEFKRTTQFVNNTEIFQEDGEEEDGEGVPLTSIQEIEQLEDDNEQE